In one window of Leifsonia sp. NPDC080035 DNA:
- a CDS encoding SDR family NAD(P)-dependent oxidoreductase — protein sequence MARTVRGARVLITGAASGMGRLYAERAVREGARAVVLWDRDEAALTRLTDRLRTEILAGRTAAAWGAPPRSPSSAAGRAATSVHPYVIDLGELGAIAQTAQAVRKELDGIDVLINNAGIVRGKFFWEHDNGEDTRATMQVNALAPMYTTREFLPGMLSSVREARIVNIASAAGTVANPRMSVYAASKWAVIGWSDSLRIELEQEAFGHVKVTTVAPSYIDTGMFEGARGPLLTPVLTPEYVVDRVWRAMLAGKPMLMLPWSVGLAKTLKGVLPTRAWDALAGRVFGVYGSMDDFTGRP from the coding sequence ATGGCGAGAACGGTTCGAGGCGCCCGGGTCCTGATCACCGGAGCCGCGTCCGGCATGGGCCGGCTCTACGCGGAGCGCGCGGTGCGCGAGGGCGCCCGCGCCGTCGTGCTGTGGGACAGGGACGAGGCGGCGCTCACCCGCTTGACCGATCGGCTGCGCACGGAGATCCTCGCCGGGCGGACCGCCGCGGCCTGGGGCGCGCCGCCCCGGTCACCGAGTTCGGCGGCGGGACGCGCTGCGACGAGCGTGCATCCCTACGTCATCGACCTCGGTGAGCTGGGCGCGATCGCGCAGACCGCTCAAGCCGTGCGCAAGGAGCTGGACGGGATCGACGTCCTCATCAACAACGCCGGCATCGTGCGCGGCAAGTTCTTCTGGGAGCACGACAACGGCGAGGACACCCGCGCCACCATGCAGGTGAACGCGTTGGCTCCGATGTACACCACGCGGGAATTCCTGCCCGGGATGCTCTCGAGCGTGCGTGAGGCCCGCATCGTCAACATCGCCTCGGCGGCGGGCACCGTGGCGAATCCGAGGATGAGCGTGTACGCCGCGAGCAAGTGGGCGGTGATCGGCTGGAGCGACAGCCTGCGCATCGAACTCGAGCAGGAGGCCTTCGGCCACGTGAAGGTGACGACCGTCGCGCCCAGCTACATCGACACCGGCATGTTCGAGGGGGCGCGTGGGCCGCTGCTGACGCCCGTCCTGACGCCGGAGTACGTGGTCGACAGGGTGTGGCGGGCGATGCTCGCCGGCAAGCCGATGCTGATGCTGCCGTGGTCGGTCGGGCTCGCCAAGACACTCAAGGGCGTCCTCCCGACCCGCGCGTGGGATGCACTCGCGGGCCGGGTGTTCGGCGTCTACGGGTCGATGGACGACTTCACCGGTCGTCCGTAG
- a CDS encoding DNA alkylation repair protein: MSTAADVMAAIDAVADPEDAAFLQRFFKTGAGEYGEGDVFAGVRVPQTRAVARRFAALPEPELRTLLDSEVHEHRLAALLILNGRFAVASRARTRDDAERERLAAFYVDAVRRGRVNNWDLVDSSAEYVLGEFLVDRPRDLLYELAAGPVLWERRVAVLSTFAFIKRGDASTTLALAERLLGDREDLMHKAVGWMLREVGKRVDRSVLLGFLDRHAAEMPRTMLSYATEHLEPEIRSRYRAVPRRAGAR; encoded by the coding sequence GTGAGCACAGCAGCCGACGTCATGGCGGCCATCGACGCCGTTGCGGACCCCGAGGACGCCGCCTTCCTACAGCGCTTCTTCAAGACCGGGGCCGGGGAGTACGGCGAGGGGGACGTCTTCGCCGGCGTGCGCGTCCCGCAGACCAGGGCGGTCGCCCGCCGGTTCGCCGCCCTCCCGGAGCCCGAGCTCCGGACCCTGCTCGACAGCGAGGTGCACGAGCACCGGCTCGCCGCCCTCCTCATCCTGAACGGACGGTTCGCCGTCGCGAGCAGGGCGCGGACGCGCGACGACGCGGAGCGCGAACGGCTTGCCGCTTTCTACGTGGATGCCGTGCGCCGCGGCCGGGTGAACAACTGGGATCTCGTGGACTCCTCCGCCGAGTACGTGCTCGGCGAGTTCCTCGTCGACCGGCCGCGGGACCTCCTCTACGAGCTCGCCGCCGGCCCAGTGCTGTGGGAGCGCAGGGTCGCGGTCCTCTCCACGTTCGCCTTCATCAAGAGGGGCGACGCGTCCACGACCCTCGCCCTCGCGGAGCGGCTTCTCGGCGATCGCGAGGACCTGATGCACAAGGCCGTCGGCTGGATGCTGCGGGAGGTCGGCAAGCGCGTCGACCGCTCGGTGCTGCTCGGCTTCCTCGACCGGCACGCCGCCGAGATGCCGCGCACGATGCTGAGCTACGCGACCGAGCACCTGGAACCGGAGATCAGGTCGCGTTACCGGGCCGTCCCCCGGCGTGCGGGTGCGCGATGA
- a CDS encoding DUF6421 family protein, with translation MSQFVQQFSKDAIVGEPEVVEDARPVRELATHPAWLRLKEAAVALQGIQVKDGSVEQESDRPAAAEHTGAIIDAIGELAPHFPHDASYLAALQRDFARWSDEGFGVPDFLDSLNEFQPQQHRVDGLGHLVVFPMYTQNGSTNRFVEAVLVEVIWPEFIGALEAGDYGNKLFVPLRFVDFTPGYDTNSAVLFPETVAMREIPQFTWGAIFQDREAARYRRVVRAAAEITKLELPEDAARMLDDQQLTEETFVMWDLIHDRSHMRGDLPFDPFMIKQRMPFFLYSLEELRCDLTAFRESVRQERELSALPSSELSASQKQIRDHAKLVQYAVIFDRIFRFAITGSRVRNYDGLGGQLLFAWMHQHDVLHWTDTQLTIDWEAVPDVVVALSDQINELYWRSIDRPKVAHWLAAYEMLTRTLTPNPASNWARGLSDEVLAGAPKGYTDQVLDDEFPLSMFYEALNKKMAGVIESTAGITGTTDAA, from the coding sequence ATGTCTCAGTTCGTCCAGCAGTTCAGCAAGGACGCGATTGTCGGGGAGCCCGAGGTCGTCGAGGACGCCCGCCCCGTTCGCGAGCTGGCGACGCATCCCGCGTGGCTCCGGCTCAAGGAGGCGGCGGTCGCGCTTCAGGGGATACAGGTGAAGGACGGCTCGGTCGAGCAGGAGTCCGACCGCCCCGCGGCCGCGGAGCACACCGGCGCGATCATCGACGCGATCGGCGAGCTCGCCCCGCACTTCCCGCACGACGCGAGCTACCTCGCCGCGCTGCAGCGCGACTTCGCCCGCTGGTCGGACGAAGGTTTCGGCGTCCCCGACTTCCTCGACTCGCTGAACGAGTTCCAGCCGCAGCAGCACCGCGTCGACGGGCTCGGCCACCTGGTCGTGTTCCCGATGTACACGCAGAACGGCAGCACCAACCGCTTCGTCGAGGCGGTGCTGGTGGAGGTCATCTGGCCGGAGTTCATCGGCGCGCTGGAGGCGGGCGACTACGGCAACAAGCTCTTCGTCCCGCTGCGCTTCGTGGACTTCACGCCCGGCTACGACACCAACTCCGCGGTGCTGTTCCCGGAGACCGTCGCGATGCGCGAGATCCCGCAGTTCACCTGGGGCGCCATCTTCCAGGACCGCGAGGCCGCGCGCTACCGCCGCGTCGTCCGCGCGGCCGCGGAGATCACCAAGCTGGAGCTGCCGGAGGACGCGGCCCGCATGCTGGACGACCAGCAGCTCACGGAGGAGACCTTCGTGATGTGGGACCTCATCCACGATCGCAGCCACATGCGCGGCGACCTGCCGTTCGACCCGTTCATGATCAAGCAGCGGATGCCGTTCTTCCTCTACTCGCTGGAGGAGCTGCGCTGCGATCTGACGGCGTTCCGGGAGTCGGTGCGCCAGGAGCGCGAGCTCTCCGCGCTGCCGTCGTCCGAGCTGTCCGCGTCGCAGAAGCAGATCCGCGACCACGCCAAGCTCGTGCAGTACGCGGTGATCTTCGACCGGATCTTCCGGTTCGCGATCACCGGCAGCCGGGTGCGCAACTACGACGGACTCGGCGGCCAGCTGCTGTTCGCGTGGATGCACCAGCACGACGTGCTGCACTGGACGGACACCCAGCTCACCATCGACTGGGAGGCCGTGCCCGACGTCGTCGTGGCGCTCAGCGACCAGATCAACGAGCTGTACTGGCGTTCGATCGACCGGCCGAAGGTCGCGCACTGGCTGGCCGCCTACGAGATGCTGACCAGGACGCTGACGCCGAACCCCGCATCCAATTGGGCCCGCGGGCTCTCGGACGAGGTCCTCGCCGGTGCGCCGAAGGGCTACACCGACCAGGTGCTCGACGACGAGTTCCCGCTCTCGATGTTCTACGAGGCGCTCAACAAGAAGATGGCGGGCGTCATCGAGTCCACGGCCGGGATCACCGGCACGACGGACGCCGCGTGA
- a CDS encoding SDR family oxidoreductase: protein MTDSAARGADGRLVLVAGATSASGEAVSRALVAAGATVLAVGTREEALDALAAAVPGVDTRVCDLADRDAVAELAMRIHLKFGRIDGLVHLVGGWRGGGGLAGQSDEDWDFLERGFRTLRNTTRVFYDDLVASPAGRLAIVSSTAVDAPYAGGANYAAAKAAADAWTRAVAQGLRKDAPQSAATIFVVKTLAGLEAALGDEVVRLWGQDPEAINGRRVPLTVESRMDG from the coding sequence GTGACCGATTCCGCCGCTCGCGGCGCCGACGGCCGGCTCGTGCTGGTCGCCGGCGCCACGAGCGCTTCGGGCGAGGCCGTCTCCCGCGCGCTCGTCGCCGCGGGCGCGACGGTGCTGGCGGTGGGGACGCGCGAGGAGGCACTGGATGCCCTGGCCGCCGCCGTGCCCGGCGTCGACACCCGGGTCTGCGATCTCGCGGACCGCGATGCCGTCGCGGAGCTGGCCATGCGCATCCACCTCAAGTTCGGCCGGATCGACGGCCTCGTGCACCTCGTCGGCGGCTGGCGCGGCGGCGGCGGTCTCGCCGGGCAGAGCGACGAGGACTGGGACTTCCTGGAGCGCGGCTTCCGCACGCTCCGGAACACCACGCGCGTCTTCTACGACGACCTCGTCGCCTCGCCGGCCGGGCGCCTGGCGATCGTCTCGTCCACCGCGGTGGACGCGCCGTACGCCGGCGGTGCCAACTACGCGGCGGCGAAGGCCGCGGCCGACGCCTGGACGCGCGCGGTCGCACAGGGCCTCCGCAAGGACGCCCCGCAGTCCGCCGCGACGATCTTCGTCGTGAAGACCCTTGCCGGCCTGGAGGCGGCCCTCGGCGACGAGGTCGTCCGGCTCTGGGGCCAGGACCCGGAGGCGATCAACGGGCGTCGGGTGCCGCTCACCGTCGAATCTAGGATGGACGGGTGA